The DNA window TCGCTGGACCACTGGCGGAGATATACGGTCGCAAATTAACTCTGCTTGGTAGTTCAGCTTTATTTATTCTAAGCTGGATTCTTCTGCTGACGACCAAGACAGTGGGGCAGTTGCTGGCAGCTAGATTGATTCAAGGATTCGGGATAGGATTTGTAATGACGGTGCAGACGATGTATATCGGTGAGATCGCTTCTAAAGAGTACCGAGGGGCGCTGGGTTCTCTTATGCAGTTGGGTATTGTCTGTAAGTAGCTTTAAGTTCAATCAAATCTAAGCAGGATTCTAATGCACTTTTTTAATGTTAGTCGGAGGACTGTACGTGTATGCGATCGGACCATACGTAAACTATCACGCATTGCAGTGGGCCTGTTTGGCAATTCCGATTACCTTTACAGTAATCTTCTTGTTCATGCCAGAAACCCCTACGTTCTTCATTATCAAGGGCCGCCAGAGTGATGCCATCAAATCACTCCAATTCCTACGGGGTATGTCGGCTGATGGAGTACAAGACGAAATGACGGAAATGACAAAATCCGTGGAGGAATCAATGAAAAACAAAGCGAACCTGATTAATTTACTTAAAAGTAAAGGAAACGTTAAGTCGTTGATCATCTGCGTTGGTTTGATCACCTTCCAACAGCTATCTGGAATCAACGTAATTCTGTTTTACAGCCAGACAATTTTCGCTAAAACAGGCAGCAGTTTAACTCCTGCCATTTCCACAATTTTGGTTGGTAGTGTCTCGTTTCTAGCTAGCGGAGCAACACCGATCATCGTTGATCGGTTGGGTCGTAAACCGATTCTGCTAGCCTCAGCCGCTGGAATGTGTCTTGCTCATGGAACCATGGGACTGTATTTCTACACGGACTACCTCAAATTGGATGTGGTGGATAGCATCG is part of the Topomyia yanbarensis strain Yona2022 chromosome 1, ASM3024719v1, whole genome shotgun sequence genome and encodes:
- the LOC131676582 gene encoding facilitated trehalose transporter Tret1-like isoform X2, with the protein product MEKGSTSRQFFVGVTVNLASVALGTCLCWTSPMGPVYTSNDTSINPLNVPPTTMEESWIGSLIALGALAALFILSWILLLTTKTVGQLLAARLIQGFGIGFVMTVQTMYIGEIASKEYRGALGSLMQLGIVFGGLYVYAIGPYVNYHALQWACLAIPITFTVIFLFMPETPTFFIIKGRQSDAIKSLQFLRGMSADGVQDEMTEMTKSVEESMKNKANLINLLKSKGNVKSLIICVGLITFQQLSGINVILFYSQTIFAKTGSSLTPAISTILVGSVSFLASGATPIIVDRLGRKPILLASAAGMCLAHGTMGLYFYTDYLKLDVVDSIGWLPIFSLIFFVTVYCVGFGSIPWVVLGEMFPANMKSIAASIVASSCWVLAFLVLQFFSTLEVAVGSHWLFWIFGIMCGVAFVFTLTTVMETKGMSLQQIQDRLNK
- the LOC131676582 gene encoding facilitated trehalose transporter Tret1-like isoform X1, with translation MEKGSTSRQFFVGVTVNLASVALGTCLCWTSPMGPVYTSNDTSINPLNVPPTTMEESWIGSLIALGALAAPFIAGPLAEIYGRKLTLLGSSALFILSWILLLTTKTVGQLLAARLIQGFGIGFVMTVQTMYIGEIASKEYRGALGSLMQLGIVFGGLYVYAIGPYVNYHALQWACLAIPITFTVIFLFMPETPTFFIIKGRQSDAIKSLQFLRGMSADGVQDEMTEMTKSVEESMKNKANLINLLKSKGNVKSLIICVGLITFQQLSGINVILFYSQTIFAKTGSSLTPAISTILVGSVSFLASGATPIIVDRLGRKPILLASAAGMCLAHGTMGLYFYTDYLKLDVVDSIGWLPIFSLIFFVTVYCVGFGSIPWVVLGEMFPANMKSIAASIVASSCWVLAFLVLQFFSTLEVAVGSHWLFWIFGIMCGVAFVFTLTTVMETKGMSLQQIQDRLNK